One genomic region from Flagellimonas oceani encodes:
- a CDS encoding OmpA family protein, with product MKKIILVIALGTSLISLAQSKLDRADQYFDDFKFEKAIALYSDLASQDQKKSTHIIQRLADAHFNMGEYQSAKDWYVKLYAVQGQNVGESNIIKLVQCLKASMEPEKADQLLKDFYSDQDRLKMILAQKEQLEGLREENPKFEIQKLAFNSKKSDFAPAMFNDMLVFASARDTSESKGKIYPWNNQPYLDVYLTNPNIPDFVPEKFLDNMDSDYHDANVAFAPGSQTVYFTRNYIKKNKLSANNDGLSNMQILKGSIYQNKLIEVTSLSFNSKNYSCGHPAVSPDGKFLYFTSNMPGGYGHSDIYVVELGMDGDAVSPPKNLGKQINTKGREMFPYIDGDTLYFSSDGHYGLGGLDVFASTILSMNQFELPNNLGEPINGNMDDFSLIFSAKKDLAFFASNRFGGAGDDDIYQINEAKPVDCLVYSGYVLNKNTGDPIPMSKIELYDGATGFVSALQTDDNGYFNITLPCNKENKLVFSKPRFTKEEVIITTGENPEEASEENMIYLTPFESLVVKEGDIEKIKVNPIYFEYDKSDITPRAEIELEKVLYAMREFPDIKIKIESHTDSRGTDQYNFKLSDDRAKSTMRYLISKGIDHDRIVSADGYGEYRLKNKCANGVKCSEQEHLMNRRSDFIIVEKSETLENVQR from the coding sequence ATGAAAAAAATAATACTAGTTATAGCCTTAGGCACGTCCTTAATCAGCCTTGCCCAGAGCAAATTGGATAGGGCAGATCAATACTTTGATGATTTTAAATTTGAAAAGGCGATAGCACTTTACAGTGACCTTGCCTCGCAGGACCAAAAAAAATCGACCCATATAATTCAACGGTTGGCCGATGCCCACTTTAACATGGGCGAGTACCAGAGCGCAAAGGATTGGTATGTGAAACTCTATGCCGTGCAAGGACAAAATGTGGGCGAAAGCAACATTATAAAACTTGTACAGTGCTTAAAGGCAAGTATGGAACCCGAAAAAGCGGACCAATTGCTCAAGGATTTTTACTCCGATCAGGATAGATTGAAAATGATTCTCGCACAAAAAGAGCAATTGGAAGGGCTTAGGGAAGAAAATCCAAAGTTTGAGATTCAAAAGTTGGCCTTCAACAGTAAAAAATCCGATTTTGCCCCTGCCATGTTCAACGATATGCTGGTTTTTGCATCCGCGAGGGATACATCGGAATCAAAGGGAAAAATATATCCCTGGAACAATCAGCCCTACTTGGATGTCTACCTTACCAATCCCAATATTCCGGACTTTGTCCCAGAAAAATTCTTGGACAACATGGACTCGGACTACCACGATGCCAATGTGGCCTTTGCACCGGGTTCCCAAACCGTATATTTTACCCGGAACTACATTAAAAAGAACAAGTTGAGCGCCAACAACGACGGTCTCTCCAATATGCAGATATTAAAAGGGAGCATTTACCAGAACAAACTTATAGAGGTTACCTCACTATCCTTTAACAGTAAAAATTACTCCTGCGGGCATCCTGCCGTTAGCCCGGACGGTAAATTCCTGTACTTCACTTCCAATATGCCGGGCGGCTACGGTCACAGCGATATTTATGTGGTGGAACTGGGAATGGACGGCGATGCCGTATCGCCACCAAAAAATTTGGGCAAACAAATAAATACCAAAGGGCGTGAAATGTTCCCATATATTGATGGCGATACCCTTTATTTTTCTTCGGACGGCCATTACGGGCTGGGCGGGCTGGATGTCTTTGCTTCCACCATATTGTCCATGAACCAATTTGAGCTGCCCAACAATTTAGGGGAGCCCATAAATGGAAACATGGATGATTTCTCTTTGATATTCAGTGCAAAAAAAGACCTTGCCTTCTTTGCGTCCAATCGATTTGGAGGCGCTGGGGATGATGATATTTACCAAATAAATGAAGCTAAGCCGGTTGATTGCCTGGTGTATTCCGGTTACGTACTGAACAAAAATACGGGAGATCCCATACCCATGTCCAAAATTGAACTTTATGATGGTGCTACCGGATTTGTAAGTGCGCTGCAAACGGATGATAATGGCTACTTTAACATTACTTTGCCCTGCAACAAAGAGAACAAACTTGTATTCTCCAAGCCCCGCTTCACCAAAGAGGAAGTGATTATCACCACGGGAGAAAATCCCGAGGAAGCTTCGGAAGAAAACATGATATACCTTACTCCTTTTGAAAGTTTGGTGGTCAAGGAAGGGGATATCGAAAAAATCAAGGTAAACCCCATCTATTTTGAATATGACAAATCCGATATTACCCCAAGGGCCGAGATAGAATTGGAAAAAGTACTCTACGCCATGCGGGAGTTCCCGGATATCAAAATAAAAATTGAATCACATACCGACTCCAGGGGCACCGACCAATATAATTTTAAACTTTCGGACGACAGGGCAAAATCGACCATGCGATACCTAATATCCAAAGGCATTGACCACGACAGAATCGTAAGTGCCGACGGTTATGGTGAATATCGATTGAAAAACAAGTGTGCCAATGGTGTAAAGTGCAGCGAGCAAGAACACTTGATGAACAGGCGCTCGGACTTTATTATTGTGGAAAAAAGTGAAACCTTGGAAAACGTACAACGATAA
- a CDS encoding type IX secretion system membrane protein PorP/SprF has protein sequence MINNIQYKMMVTLCIVLLHFGAKAQQAPQYTQYMYNTTVLNSGYTGTSANFEANVLYRSQWVGLDGAPETQSFTVQGRTGEKVGLGLTAINDNIGASNNVRVNGHFAYELTTGASTKLSLGINAGADILSIDWSKGNFNDDLDPVFSENLNKTRPIVGFGAFFYSDHWYLGASTDNFLNSEIYNDDDREVTDRKSQYYFMGGYVFDLSPSLKFKPAMLTKHIAGAPLTVDVSANFLIQEKVNLGLAYRYDDALSALAGFHLGSKFFIGYAYDYSLTGLENYNDGSHEIILKFTVFDINKRALSPRFF, from the coding sequence ATGATAAATAACATTCAATATAAAATGATGGTTACATTGTGCATTGTCCTACTTCATTTTGGCGCAAAGGCACAACAAGCCCCGCAGTATACGCAATACATGTACAATACCACAGTACTCAATTCAGGCTACACGGGCACATCGGCGAATTTCGAAGCAAATGTCCTTTACCGCTCCCAATGGGTGGGCCTGGATGGAGCTCCGGAAACACAATCCTTTACCGTTCAGGGCAGGACAGGTGAAAAGGTAGGACTTGGGCTCACCGCCATCAACGACAATATCGGTGCCTCCAACAATGTTCGGGTCAATGGGCATTTTGCCTATGAGCTTACCACGGGAGCAAGCACAAAGCTGTCGCTCGGGATCAACGCCGGGGCCGATATTCTGAGTATAGACTGGTCCAAAGGAAATTTCAACGATGACCTGGACCCTGTTTTTAGCGAAAACCTTAACAAAACAAGACCCATTGTCGGGTTCGGGGCATTCTTTTACAGCGATCATTGGTATTTGGGCGCCTCCACCGATAACTTTTTGAACTCGGAAATCTACAATGATGATGACCGAGAGGTGACCGATAGAAAAAGTCAATACTATTTTATGGGCGGATATGTGTTCGACCTTTCACCATCACTAAAGTTTAAGCCCGCCATGCTTACAAAACATATTGCCGGAGCACCGCTCACCGTAGATGTATCCGCCAATTTCTTGATTCAGGAAAAAGTGAACCTTGGTCTGGCCTACAGGTACGACGATGCCCTAAGTGCATTGGCCGGTTTTCATTTAGGAAGCAAATTCTTCATTGGCTACGCCTATGATTATTCTTTGACCGGTCTTGAAAACTACAACGATGGGTCCCACGAGATCATTCTTAAGTTCACTGTTTTTGATATCAACAAAAGAGCATTGTCCCCCCGTTTCTTTTAA
- a CDS encoding gliding motility-associated C-terminal domain-containing protein translates to MDQLLLLGKKCLFLILLLSSAWTLEAQTFATTINSEDEVDNSTNAIDGDLSTSANVRASSGLALGVGAYDGHLELEFPSTLTSNTQSFVKIETEDDLLPSLLGGSLGSLLSNVLGVVLIGNQQFIVTVKNNDNNVLQESSFGTNAFSSDQLRVVTDANNDFYLAIAPEDDYNRVRIENQIGSVLGLFNTRSLDVFGAFYGGDPSLCGTPSYTSFDGSGLSLDLLGLGGAGVTNPNLAIDGDLNTASEVGLGVLGVAASIEQTVYFDSLSQPGDNFYVRLAVDPSLLTLGVADNIQVIAQNGSESPIFSGNLSALLDLDLLGLLEGGQVATIPLDPSGQANRVTFRLSSLLNVDIAQSFDLYEVYRAPALPELDASSQDVSICTGESVDLVATTAAGNELRWYDSETNGNLLATVNSGDPYTTPVLTASTTYYVAAANPSCPEESPRIPVEVNVVDIPTAADIDIIGDESPICSSNNVVLTPSSDIDGTYTWFFDANATNEITDGLTVGAVTYTIDPEDGALIISGLDQGGSPYTYYARVTESSAGCENAAGDLQSATVQIVDSGASIAIDATPVITLDILSDIFQVDPTFNVSGSISGDASPGDAIILSVNGQTFNGVLDANLDFSVDVNGIDLSLDANSAIEVFVDGGLCSLTGGIDIDIPDLIIDDLVQTFCASDNPTLLDLVVNVDNIAFFDSLDAALALDLGTPLVDGEVYFAGILGVPLEVLVRVGITVNLINPSTPTASETTQTFCASENPTLADIQVNESNILFFADAGANTTLDVTTPLVDGESYFVANVSAEGCISTSLLEIIVNLEGRTPTTNSVTQTFCASAGLTLADIQVNESNILFYDSATGGQELDASTLLSDGTYYLSLEETSGCESPTRLEVTVVLQEDEPITLTGQSEDACINQEYTYTTESGKQNYSWTVTGGTVVDGGGITDDFVSVNWTSLQENSISIAYDDPAACTPSDAFELDVATIECGEVLDEEFCLMVYNEFSPNNDGFNDFFEIECIEDYSNTIEVFNRNGNTVFKAVDYRNTWNGIANVNGILNKGDHLPSGTYYYVVNIPELNRNLVGWLQLAR, encoded by the coding sequence ATGGATCAATTATTACTATTAGGAAAAAAGTGCTTATTTCTCATTTTGCTATTGTCTTCAGCTTGGACATTGGAAGCACAGACCTTCGCCACAACTATTAATAGTGAGGACGAAGTTGACAACTCTACAAATGCTATCGACGGGGACCTTTCCACCTCCGCCAACGTAAGGGCAAGTTCTGGTTTGGCGTTAGGCGTGGGTGCCTACGATGGACATCTTGAACTGGAATTTCCATCTACTTTGACATCCAATACACAATCTTTTGTAAAAATTGAAACAGAGGATGACCTATTGCCATCGTTGCTGGGGGGCAGCCTGGGAAGTCTGCTATCCAATGTACTTGGTGTAGTACTAATAGGAAACCAACAGTTTATAGTAACCGTAAAAAACAACGACAACAATGTTCTCCAAGAATCATCATTTGGCACTAATGCCTTCTCCTCCGACCAACTTAGAGTGGTAACGGATGCCAATAATGATTTTTACCTCGCCATTGCACCGGAAGACGATTACAACAGGGTACGTATTGAAAACCAGATTGGTTCAGTCCTTGGTCTGTTCAATACCCGGAGCTTGGATGTATTTGGAGCCTTTTACGGCGGAGACCCCAGCTTGTGCGGAACTCCCTCCTATACCTCCTTTGATGGAAGCGGTCTTTCTTTGGACCTTCTAGGGCTTGGTGGTGCAGGCGTTACAAACCCAAACTTGGCCATAGATGGGGACTTGAATACAGCTTCGGAAGTAGGTCTTGGTGTTTTGGGCGTGGCCGCCAGCATTGAGCAGACGGTCTATTTTGACTCCCTCTCTCAACCTGGAGACAACTTTTATGTGCGCCTTGCCGTAGACCCCTCCCTGCTTACGTTGGGCGTAGCCGACAACATCCAAGTGATTGCCCAAAATGGTTCCGAATCACCTATTTTTTCTGGAAATCTTTCCGCTTTGTTGGATTTAGATCTTTTGGGGCTTCTGGAAGGAGGGCAAGTGGCCACTATTCCGTTAGATCCATCGGGACAGGCCAACCGGGTCACCTTCCGACTATCCTCCCTATTAAATGTTGATATTGCGCAATCCTTTGATCTTTATGAAGTATATCGTGCCCCTGCTTTGCCCGAACTCGATGCAAGTTCACAAGATGTAAGTATATGTACGGGAGAATCCGTCGATTTGGTGGCAACTACCGCAGCCGGCAACGAACTTAGATGGTACGACTCCGAAACCAACGGAAATCTATTGGCCACCGTAAACTCCGGAGATCCCTACACCACGCCGGTTTTAACTGCCAGCACCACCTATTATGTGGCAGCTGCAAACCCAAGTTGCCCGGAAGAGTCCCCAAGAATCCCCGTGGAGGTAAATGTGGTGGACATACCTACGGCTGCTGATATAGACATTATCGGTGATGAATCCCCAATTTGTTCGTCCAACAATGTAGTTTTGACTCCCTCTAGCGATATTGATGGGACATACACTTGGTTCTTCGATGCCAATGCAACCAACGAAATCACAGACGGTTTAACCGTTGGTGCTGTAACTTATACCATAGATCCCGAAGATGGGGCACTGATCATTAGCGGGCTGGACCAAGGAGGGAGTCCCTATACCTATTATGCAAGGGTGACCGAATCATCGGCAGGTTGCGAAAATGCCGCTGGTGACTTACAATCCGCAACAGTACAAATAGTGGATTCGGGGGCTAGCATTGCAATAGATGCGACACCTGTTATCACACTGGATATATTGTCCGACATATTTCAAGTAGACCCGACATTTAATGTATCGGGAAGCATTAGTGGTGATGCAAGTCCAGGGGATGCCATTATCCTTTCCGTTAATGGACAAACTTTTAACGGGGTTTTGGATGCCAACCTTGATTTTAGTGTAGACGTAAATGGTATAGATCTATCCTTGGACGCCAACAGCGCCATTGAAGTATTTGTGGATGGTGGTCTTTGTTCCCTTACCGGAGGCATTGATATAGACATTCCCGACTTGATCATTGACGATTTGGTCCAGACTTTCTGCGCATCGGACAACCCTACATTATTGGATTTAGTGGTTAATGTGGACAATATTGCATTCTTTGATAGTTTGGATGCGGCCCTTGCACTAGACCTTGGCACACCTTTGGTGGATGGCGAAGTATACTTTGCCGGAATTTTGGGTGTTCCCCTTGAAGTGCTTGTAAGGGTGGGCATCACGGTTAATCTAATCAATCCGTCAACGCCCACCGCAAGCGAGACCACACAGACTTTTTGCGCAAGCGAGAATCCAACATTGGCCGATATTCAGGTAAACGAATCCAATATACTTTTCTTTGCCGATGCCGGTGCAAACACAACGTTGGACGTCACCACACCTTTGGTGGATGGAGAGTCCTATTTCGTTGCCAATGTTAGTGCAGAAGGTTGTATCAGCACATCATTGTTGGAAATAATTGTCAATCTTGAAGGTCGCACCCCCACTACCAATTCGGTAACACAGACCTTCTGTGCAAGTGCGGGACTCACTTTAGCGGATATTCAGGTAAACGAATCCAATATCCTATTTTATGATAGTGCCACGGGCGGTCAGGAACTGGATGCGTCGACACTGCTCTCGGATGGCACCTATTATCTTTCTTTAGAGGAAACAAGTGGTTGCGAAAGCCCAACCCGTTTGGAAGTCACCGTTGTATTACAGGAAGATGAACCGATCACCCTTACCGGCCAATCCGAAGATGCCTGTATCAACCAAGAATATACCTACACCACCGAAAGTGGAAAGCAAAACTATTCATGGACTGTGACCGGCGGAACCGTTGTTGACGGTGGCGGCATCACGGATGACTTTGTATCGGTCAATTGGACCAGCCTCCAAGAAAATTCGATAAGCATAGCGTACGACGACCCTGCAGCTTGTACTCCCTCGGATGCTTTTGAACTGGATGTTGCAACGATTGAATGTGGGGAAGTATTGGATGAGGAATTCTGTCTCATGGTCTATAACGAGTTCTCTCCCAATAACGATGGATTCAATGATTTCTTCGAAATAGAATGTATCGAAGATTATTCCAATACCATTGAGGTCTTTAATAGAAACGGCAATACCGTCTTCAAGGCGGTCGACTACCGGAACACTTGGAACGGCATAGCAAATGTAAATGGAATCCTTAACAAAGGAGATCATCTTCCTTCGGGAACATATTATTACGTCGTCAATATTCCAGAACTGAACCGAAACCTTGTAGGCTGGTTACAGCTCGCCCGATAA
- a CDS encoding CAP domain-containing protein, translated as MKQFSRFFIVFFLLVSTYSCTTTSVEEVETTYYKNQVSSMEEEILELVNQHRASIGMNTLEFDGIAYDYAIAHTKDMINKQAISHDDFDQRSSNLTVEAKANYVSEIVGRNFVTAKGVVDAWLKSDSHRRAIEGDYIFSAVSAQADANGVFYFTQMFYR; from the coding sequence ATGAAACAATTTAGCAGATTTTTTATCGTATTTTTTCTATTGGTATCAACCTACTCATGCACCACTACTTCGGTGGAGGAAGTTGAAACAACCTACTACAAAAATCAAGTATCCTCGATGGAGGAAGAAATTCTTGAGCTTGTCAACCAACACAGGGCCTCTATAGGCATGAACACTCTTGAATTTGATGGTATTGCCTATGATTATGCCATTGCGCATACCAAGGATATGATCAACAAACAAGCGATCAGCCACGATGATTTTGATCAGAGGTCATCCAATCTTACCGTAGAGGCCAAGGCCAATTACGTATCCGAAATTGTGGGCAGGAATTTTGTGACGGCCAAAGGCGTGGTAGATGCTTGGTTAAAAAGTGATTCCCACCGAAGGGCAATAGAAGGCGACTACATCTTTTCGGCTGTTAGCGCACAAGCGGACGCTAATGGTGTTTTTTACTTTACCCAAATGTTTTACAGATAA
- a CDS encoding 5' nucleotidase, NT5C type, with protein MIIFVDMDEVIADAYVAHLDIYNQEFKARIKIEDCFGKEFWQMVPEGHQQSIKDHTRRDGFFGSLKVIPDSQEVLEELSKKHEVYIASAAMEFPQSLREKSDWLDTHFPFIPWQNRILCGNKHILKGDVLIDDRSKNLGPFDGRSIMFTSPHNAHVTDFERADTWKDIAEKLL; from the coding sequence ATGATCATTTTTGTTGATATGGACGAGGTTATTGCAGATGCCTACGTTGCACATCTAGATATTTACAATCAAGAATTTAAGGCACGGATAAAAATCGAGGACTGTTTTGGCAAAGAATTTTGGCAGATGGTCCCCGAAGGACACCAGCAATCCATAAAAGACCATACAAGACGGGATGGTTTTTTTGGTAGTTTAAAGGTAATCCCCGATAGCCAAGAGGTGCTTGAGGAATTGAGCAAAAAACACGAGGTGTACATTGCCTCGGCCGCAATGGAGTTCCCTCAATCCTTACGGGAAAAGTCGGATTGGTTGGATACCCATTTCCCGTTTATTCCTTGGCAGAACCGAATATTGTGCGGCAACAAACATATTTTAAAAGGCGATGTACTTATCGATGACAGGAGCAAAAACCTTGGACCTTTTGATGGTAGGTCGATCATGTTCACATCGCCCCATAACGCCCACGTTACCGATTTTGAACGTGCCGATACTTGGAAGGATATAGCGGAGAAACTTTTGTAA
- a CDS encoding prolyl oligopeptidase family serine peptidase has product MQNKVSRFFMFLGMSMLQACAAQSHLVQDELETVTTENVKYYLYYPEDYFDSQSKEFGLLLFLHGGGESGRNVEEIKDTGPPKMLVEGKQFPFLILAPQNPHAKKWWNTDAVVQLLDSVVQNNRVDKNRIYLSGLSRGGSASWELATQFPDKFAAMAVVCGMAPLPYAHWIDKNMPIWVFHGDQDDVIHVKESDDMVKKLREMGHNIRYTRYNGVGHNVWDRAYTTDSLYTWLAAQKRIK; this is encoded by the coding sequence ATGCAAAACAAAGTATCCCGGTTTTTTATGTTTTTGGGCATGTCCATGCTTCAGGCCTGTGCTGCACAGTCCCATTTGGTACAGGACGAACTGGAAACCGTTACCACGGAAAACGTAAAATACTACCTCTACTATCCCGAGGATTATTTCGATTCCCAAAGCAAAGAATTTGGTCTGTTGCTCTTTCTCCACGGAGGAGGAGAGTCAGGTAGGAACGTGGAGGAAATAAAGGATACAGGTCCCCCAAAAATGTTGGTGGAAGGCAAGCAGTTCCCATTTTTGATTTTGGCCCCTCAAAACCCGCACGCAAAAAAGTGGTGGAATACCGATGCGGTTGTCCAACTGTTGGATTCCGTGGTCCAAAACAATCGAGTGGATAAAAACAGGATCTATTTATCGGGATTGAGTAGGGGAGGGAGTGCATCTTGGGAATTGGCTACCCAATTTCCCGATAAGTTTGCCGCCATGGCCGTAGTCTGTGGAATGGCCCCCTTGCCATATGCGCATTGGATCGATAAAAATATGCCCATTTGGGTTTTTCATGGCGACCAAGACGATGTGATCCATGTTAAGGAGTCCGATGATATGGTGAAAAAATTACGGGAAATGGGGCATAATATCCGTTACACCAGATATAATGGTGTTGGGCATAATGTATGGGACAGAGCCTATACTACAGATTCATTGTACACCTGGTTGGCCGCTCAAAAACGAATTAAATGA
- a CDS encoding M15 family metallopeptidase, with protein sequence MRYSIVFLGFLLIISCRQKENPRQNTTVEAETEVALDAIPTDTTAKVAKPVLKTFDGLADTTFVRLADFSEDFAYDMRYATKNNFLKAKVYDCAECYTRVKTAKALIKANKYFMDKGVKIKFYDCYRPNSVQYKMWEIVPNPQYVANPDKGSIHNRGGAVDITLVDMDGNELDMGTDFDYFGKRAYHDNMDLPQEILDNRKLLKETMEAHGFWSIRTEWWHYNLSSASNDPVANFKWECN encoded by the coding sequence ATGAGATATTCAATTGTTTTTCTAGGGTTTCTTTTGATAATAAGCTGTCGTCAAAAGGAAAATCCCCGCCAGAATACTACCGTAGAAGCCGAAACAGAAGTAGCTTTGGATGCTATACCCACGGATACCACGGCTAAAGTTGCCAAGCCCGTTCTAAAAACCTTCGATGGTTTGGCCGACACCACTTTTGTAAGGTTGGCAGATTTTAGCGAGGATTTCGCCTACGATATGCGCTATGCCACCAAAAACAATTTTTTAAAGGCCAAGGTGTACGATTGTGCCGAATGCTACACCCGCGTAAAAACGGCCAAGGCATTGATCAAAGCCAATAAGTATTTTATGGATAAAGGCGTTAAAATCAAATTTTATGATTGTTATCGACCCAACTCCGTGCAATATAAAATGTGGGAAATAGTGCCCAACCCCCAATATGTGGCCAACCCGGACAAGGGATCGATTCACAATAGGGGCGGTGCCGTGGATATTACCTTGGTGGATATGGACGGCAACGAACTGGATATGGGAACCGATTTTGATTATTTCGGAAAAAGGGCCTATCACGATAACATGGATTTGCCCCAAGAAATATTGGACAACCGAAAATTATTAAAGGAAACCATGGAGGCCCATGGCTTTTGGTCCATAAGAACGGAGTGGTGGCATTACAACCTTTCGTCAGCCTCCAATGATCCCGTGGCCAATTTTAAATGGGAATGTAACTAG
- a CDS encoding alpha/beta hydrolase — protein sequence MKKLKKSTLAIVLISFGMSAQDTIMPLWPKAIPNQIKSEEKEKIEHADDGIIWISNVQEPTLEVYLPAQKSMTGQAVIIFPGGGYYGLAYDWEGIDIAKTLTARGVAGIVVKYRLPWSKSITGGKNVVPLQDAQRAIRLVRENAEEWNIASNKIGIMGFSAGGHLASTLGTHYNEKVYKRQDEADDLSARPDFMALIYPVITLGEPSTHTGSRASLIGEEPSADAVDYLSNEKHVDVDTPPTFLLHAMDDEAVPVENTIMFFEALRKHNVPATMHVYPTGGHGFSLALQDEKLKDWIHLLFDWIAHLD from the coding sequence ATGAAAAAGCTTAAAAAATCAACCTTGGCCATAGTATTGATTTCGTTTGGAATGTCTGCTCAGGATACTATTATGCCATTATGGCCAAAAGCTATACCCAATCAAATTAAGTCAGAAGAAAAGGAGAAGATAGAGCATGCCGATGACGGTATAATTTGGATATCCAATGTTCAAGAGCCTACATTGGAAGTCTACCTTCCTGCCCAAAAAAGCATGACAGGGCAGGCGGTAATCATTTTTCCGGGAGGCGGATATTATGGTCTTGCGTATGACTGGGAAGGTATTGATATTGCTAAAACCCTTACTGCGAGAGGGGTGGCGGGTATCGTGGTAAAATACCGCTTGCCTTGGTCCAAATCCATAACCGGGGGGAAGAACGTAGTGCCCTTACAAGATGCCCAGCGTGCCATTAGATTGGTTAGGGAAAACGCTGAAGAGTGGAACATCGCATCCAATAAAATCGGAATTATGGGTTTCTCGGCCGGGGGACATTTGGCGTCCACATTGGGCACCCACTATAATGAAAAGGTATACAAAAGGCAGGATGAAGCCGATGACCTATCGGCCCGTCCAGATTTTATGGCATTGATCTACCCTGTTATCACGTTGGGGGAGCCCAGCACCCATACCGGTTCCAGAGCATCATTGATTGGGGAGGAGCCCTCCGCCGATGCAGTGGATTACCTGTCCAACGAAAAACATGTAGATGTGGATACTCCACCAACTTTTTTGTTACATGCCATGGACGATGAGGCCGTGCCAGTGGAGAATACCATCATGTTTTTTGAAGCTTTGAGAAAACACAATGTACCCGCAACCATGCACGTTTACCCAACAGGCGGGCATGGATTTTCGTTGGCATTACAAGATGAAAAATTGAAAGATTGGATACACCTTTTGTTTGATTGGATAGCGCATTTGGACTAA